The proteins below are encoded in one region of Pseudoduganella armeniaca:
- a CDS encoding catalase, with the protein MSNLLASRPGRAVLCGLVVLSGLAAFATGAHAQTLTKDNGAPVGDNQNSQTAGPNGPTLLQDVHLVQKLQRFDRERIPERVVHATGTGAHGTFTATDDLSDLSKAKLFARDTVTPVFVRFSTVIPGRSGTETTRDPRGFAVKFYTQEGNFDMVGNNLPIFFIRDAIKFPDMIHALKPDPVTNVQEPERVFDFFSHIPEATHMLTRVYSNLGTPASYREMNGSSVHALKLVNARGEYVYGKFTWKSRQGERNLRPQDIPVVQGKSTSHATVDLYDAIKAGKFPAWDLTVQIIKPQDLDKFAFDPLDATKVWTGVPERKVGTLVLNKVPDNFFESTEQVAMAPGNLVPGIEASEDRMLQGRLFSYIDTQHHRLGANFQSLPINRPLVPVVNNNIDGAANTSGRKGSVNYEPSRLAQVKEDPNARASALPLTGTTQQQRIAKTLNFQQAGEFYRALPAQERDDLIVNLAGDLKRVKNQDSLYTMLSYFWKADADYGKRLVKAVGADSGKVATLAAGLKE; encoded by the coding sequence ATGAGCAACCTTCTTGCTTCCCGTCCAGGCCGCGCAGTATTGTGCGGCCTGGTCGTGCTGTCGGGCCTCGCGGCATTCGCGACCGGCGCCCACGCCCAGACGCTGACGAAGGACAACGGTGCCCCCGTCGGCGACAACCAGAACAGCCAGACTGCCGGCCCAAACGGCCCCACCCTGCTGCAGGACGTGCACCTGGTGCAGAAACTGCAGCGCTTCGACCGCGAGCGCATTCCCGAGCGCGTCGTGCACGCGACCGGCACCGGTGCCCATGGCACGTTCACGGCAACCGACGACCTCTCGGACCTGAGCAAGGCCAAGCTGTTTGCCCGCGACACCGTCACGCCCGTGTTCGTACGCTTCTCGACCGTCATCCCGGGCCGCTCCGGCACGGAGACGACACGCGATCCGCGCGGCTTCGCCGTCAAGTTCTATACCCAAGAAGGCAATTTCGACATGGTCGGCAACAACCTGCCGATCTTCTTCATCCGCGATGCGATCAAGTTCCCGGACATGATCCATGCGCTCAAACCCGACCCCGTCACCAATGTGCAGGAACCGGAGCGCGTATTCGACTTCTTCTCGCACATTCCCGAAGCGACGCACATGCTGACGCGCGTGTATTCCAACCTTGGCACCCCGGCCAGCTACCGTGAAATGAACGGCAGCAGCGTGCATGCGCTGAAACTGGTCAACGCCCGTGGCGAGTACGTCTACGGCAAGTTCACGTGGAAGTCGCGCCAGGGCGAACGCAACCTGCGCCCGCAGGATATCCCCGTGGTGCAGGGCAAGAGCACCAGCCACGCCACCGTCGATCTGTATGACGCCATCAAGGCTGGCAAGTTCCCGGCCTGGGACCTGACGGTGCAGATCATCAAGCCGCAAGACCTGGACAAATTCGCCTTCGACCCGCTGGACGCCACCAAGGTCTGGACCGGCGTGCCCGAGCGCAAGGTCGGTACCCTGGTGCTGAACAAGGTGCCGGACAACTTCTTCGAATCGACCGAGCAGGTCGCCATGGCGCCGGGCAACCTGGTGCCGGGCATCGAGGCGTCGGAAGACCGCATGCTGCAGGGCCGCCTGTTCTCGTACATCGACACCCAGCACCACCGCCTCGGCGCCAACTTCCAGTCGCTGCCGATCAACCGGCCGCTGGTCCCCGTCGTCAACAACAATATCGACGGCGCCGCCAACACGTCCGGCCGCAAGGGCAGCGTGAACTACGAGCCGAGCCGCCTGGCCCAGGTGAAGGAAGACCCGAACGCACGCGCTAGCGCCCTGCCGCTGACCGGCACCACGCAGCAGCAGCGCATCGCCAAGACCTTGAACTTCCAGCAAGCGGGCGAGTTCTACCGCGCGCTGCCGGCACAGGAGCGCGACGACCTGATCGTTAACCTCGCGGGCGACCTGAAGCGCGTGAAGAACCAGGACAGCCTGTACACGATGCTGTCCTACTTCTGGAAAGCCGACGCCGACTACGGCAAGCGGCTGGTCAAAGCGGTCGGTGCCGACAGCGGCAAGGTCGCCACGCTGGCCGCCGGGCTGAAGGAGTAA
- a CDS encoding zinc-binding dehydrogenase, which yields MKAAVITSFDRPPIHTDMGEPVPELPGEMLVEVLAAGLHQLTRGRAAGAHYSASGSPPFVAGVDGVGRGTDGRLRYFVQAPDQHGTMAERTVIDPRRSIELPDGCDPVVMAAAMNPAMASWLALRCRAPLAPGARVLVLGATGSSGTMAVQVARHLGAVQVIAAGRDERKLARLPALGATATVTLDDERLGELAGDVDVVLDFVWGECAVNAMQRLLVQRCDRSVPLTWVQIGSMAGQVAAIPGHLLRAADLRIVGSGHGSVPERAMLAELPALVEQIARGTFQIDVQRMPLSAVEQAWSRPAPGGERIVFTP from the coding sequence ATGAAAGCTGCCGTCATCACATCGTTCGACCGTCCGCCGATCCATACCGACATGGGCGAGCCCGTGCCCGAGCTGCCGGGCGAAATGCTGGTCGAGGTACTGGCCGCCGGCTTGCACCAGCTGACCCGTGGCCGTGCCGCCGGGGCGCACTACTCGGCCAGCGGGAGCCCGCCGTTCGTCGCCGGTGTCGATGGCGTGGGGCGTGGCACGGACGGCAGGCTGCGCTATTTCGTGCAGGCGCCCGACCAGCACGGGACGATGGCCGAGCGGACGGTGATCGACCCGCGCCGCAGCATCGAGCTACCCGACGGCTGCGACCCCGTCGTCATGGCCGCCGCGATGAACCCGGCGATGGCGTCCTGGCTGGCCTTGCGTTGCCGGGCACCGTTGGCGCCGGGCGCCCGGGTGCTGGTACTTGGCGCCACCGGCAGCTCGGGCACCATGGCCGTGCAGGTGGCGCGGCATCTGGGGGCGGTGCAGGTCATCGCCGCGGGGCGCGATGAGCGCAAGCTGGCACGCTTGCCCGCGCTGGGCGCGACGGCGACGGTGACGCTGGACGACGAGCGGCTGGGAGAGCTGGCAGGAGACGTGGATGTGGTGCTCGATTTCGTCTGGGGAGAATGCGCCGTGAACGCGATGCAGCGCCTGCTGGTGCAGCGGTGCGACCGTTCCGTGCCCTTGACGTGGGTGCAGATCGGTTCGATGGCAGGTCAGGTGGCTGCCATCCCCGGCCACTTGCTGCGGGCGGCGGACTTGCGCATCGTGGGCAGCGGCCACGGCTCGGTGCCGGAGCGGGCGATGCTGGCCGAGCTGCCGGCGCTGGTAGAGCAGATCGCGCGCGGCACGTTCCAGATCGACGTGCAGCGCATGCCGCTCAGCGCCGTGGAACAGGCCTGGTCGCGGCCTGCGCCCGGCGGTGAGCGCATCGTCTTCACGCCGTGA
- the folK gene encoding 2-amino-4-hydroxy-6-hydroxymethyldihydropteridine diphosphokinase, producing MTAYVGIGANLGDARANVLDAVARLRRLPDTSVTGVSALYRTAPIDSSGDDYINAVARLDTALPAEALLQALLGIELAHGRERPYRNAPRTLDLDVLLYGDERIASPTLTVPHPRLTQRAFVLVPLLELAPTLVIPGLGSATAFLDGVADQAITRLDP from the coding sequence ATCACGGCCTACGTCGGCATCGGCGCCAACCTGGGCGACGCCCGCGCCAACGTGCTCGATGCCGTCGCCCGCCTGCGCCGCCTGCCCGATACCAGCGTAACCGGCGTCTCGGCGCTGTACCGCACGGCGCCCATCGACTCCTCCGGCGACGACTACATCAATGCGGTAGCGCGACTCGACACCGCACTGCCGGCCGAAGCGCTGCTGCAGGCGCTGCTGGGCATCGAGCTCGCACATGGCCGCGAGCGCCCCTACCGCAACGCCCCGCGCACGCTCGACCTGGACGTGCTGCTGTACGGTGACGAGCGCATCGCCAGCCCCACGCTGACGGTGCCCCATCCGCGCCTGACGCAGCGGGCCTTCGTGCTGGTGCCGCTGCTGGAGCTGGCGCCCACGCTCGTCATTCCCGGCCTAGGCTCCGCCACCGCCTTCCTGGACGGCGTGGCAGACCAGGCCATCACCCGCCTGGACCCGTAA
- a CDS encoding Gfo/Idh/MocA family protein produces MIDLDRRGVILAGGGILAAATMGPAVWAAPQRKLGYAIVGLGSYGLGVIIPQFKNCRDSRLVALVSGDAAKARRVAAEYSVPERNLYDYKNFDSIRDNPDIDIVYVCLPVSMHAEYTIRAAQAGKHVLCEKPMALSSAECEAMIAACAKAGRKLMIGYRCHFEPTNLEAIRRARAGEIGKLRYFRSEHGFVQGNANGWRLRKAMSGGGSLMDMGIYALQAARYMTGEEPIAVYATERTDRSDPRFREVEDMIAFDLEFPSGVLASCMSMYSANQNHILLMGDKGRIELEPGTGYAGNRLWVGQGRGNEITPPPGPGATQWAGQLDHLAQCVLTNRTPIVPGEEGLRDLRIIEAIYQSAREGRRIALRA; encoded by the coding sequence ATGATCGACCTCGATCGACGTGGTGTGATTCTGGCCGGCGGCGGCATTCTTGCCGCCGCTACCATGGGCCCTGCCGTGTGGGCAGCCCCGCAACGCAAGCTCGGCTACGCTATCGTGGGACTGGGCTCCTACGGCCTTGGCGTCATCATTCCCCAGTTTAAAAATTGCCGCGACAGCCGGTTGGTCGCCCTCGTCAGCGGGGATGCGGCCAAGGCACGCCGGGTGGCGGCCGAGTACAGCGTGCCCGAACGCAACCTGTACGACTATAAGAACTTCGACAGCATCCGCGACAACCCGGACATCGACATCGTCTACGTCTGCCTGCCCGTCTCGATGCATGCCGAGTACACGATCCGCGCCGCCCAGGCCGGCAAGCACGTGCTGTGTGAGAAACCGATGGCGCTGTCGTCGGCCGAATGCGAGGCGATGATCGCCGCCTGTGCCAAGGCCGGGCGCAAGCTGATGATCGGCTATCGCTGTCACTTCGAACCCACCAACCTGGAAGCGATCCGGCGCGCCCGCGCCGGCGAGATCGGCAAGCTGCGCTACTTCCGCTCCGAGCACGGCTTCGTGCAGGGCAATGCGAATGGCTGGCGCCTCAGGAAAGCCATGTCCGGCGGCGGCTCGCTGATGGACATGGGCATCTACGCGCTGCAGGCAGCGCGCTACATGACGGGCGAGGAACCCATCGCCGTCTATGCCACCGAGCGCACCGACCGCAGCGACCCGCGCTTTCGCGAGGTAGAGGACATGATTGCCTTCGACCTGGAGTTCCCCTCCGGCGTGCTGGCCTCGTGCATGTCGATGTACAGCGCCAACCAGAACCATATCCTGCTGATGGGCGACAAGGGCCGCATCGAGCTGGAACCCGGCACCGGCTACGCGGGCAACCGCCTCTGGGTCGGCCAGGGTCGCGGCAATGAAATCACGCCGCCGCCGGGGCCCGGTGCGACGCAGTGGGCCGGCCAGCTGGACCATCTAGCGCAGTGCGTACTCACCAACCGAACTCCGATCGTACCGGGCGAGGAAGGCTTGCGCGACCTGCGCATCATCGAGGCGATCTACCAGTCGGCGCGGGAGGGCCGGCGGATCGCACTGCGCGCCTGA
- a CDS encoding aldehyde dehydrogenase translates to MTSPTWHDRARDLQIDGRAFIAGQRTWARGERQFDNHSPIDGRLLGAVARCDAADVDLAVAAARAAFDDGRWANFAPAKRKRILIKFADLMQQHAAELALLETLDMGKPIKYSQIVDVAGAANCIRWYGEAIDKVYGEIAPAPANSLALITREPVGVVGAIVPWNYPMLMASWKIAPALAAGNSVVLKPSEKSPLTALRLADLALQAGIPPGVFNVLPGFGNEAGSALALHMDVDCIAFTGSTRVGKQIMQMAGQSNLKRAWTELGGKSANIVCADCPDLDAAVAASVGSIFFNQGESCNAPSRLFVEESIRERFIEKALALVPNFAPGDPLDERTVMGAIVDDIQLNTVMGYIEQGKAAGAQLVAGGERVRLDTGGYYVAPTIFDQVSPDMTIAREEIFGPVLSVLGFTDVREAVRQANASPYGLHAAVWTSDLSKAIQTSRALRAGTVHVNQYDNDDITVPFGGYKQSGNGRDKSLHAFDKYTELKTTWIQV, encoded by the coding sequence ATGACTTCCCCGACCTGGCACGACCGCGCCCGCGACCTGCAGATCGACGGCCGCGCCTTCATCGCCGGCCAGCGCACCTGGGCCCGCGGCGAACGGCAATTCGACAATCATTCGCCAATCGACGGTCGGCTGCTGGGCGCCGTCGCGCGCTGCGATGCGGCCGACGTCGATCTGGCGGTCGCGGCGGCCCGCGCCGCCTTCGACGACGGCCGCTGGGCCAATTTCGCCCCCGCGAAACGCAAGCGCATCCTCATAAAATTCGCCGACCTGATGCAGCAGCACGCGGCCGAGCTGGCGCTGCTGGAAACCCTGGACATGGGCAAGCCGATCAAGTACAGCCAGATCGTCGACGTGGCCGGCGCCGCCAACTGCATCCGCTGGTATGGCGAGGCGATCGACAAGGTGTACGGCGAGATCGCGCCAGCGCCGGCGAACAGTCTGGCGCTGATCACGCGCGAGCCGGTCGGCGTCGTCGGCGCCATCGTGCCGTGGAATTACCCGATGCTGATGGCGTCCTGGAAGATCGCGCCCGCGCTGGCGGCGGGTAACAGCGTCGTGCTCAAACCCTCGGAAAAATCGCCGCTGACGGCGCTGCGCCTGGCCGACCTGGCGCTGCAGGCCGGCATTCCGCCCGGTGTCTTCAATGTGCTGCCGGGCTTCGGCAACGAGGCGGGCAGCGCGCTGGCGCTGCACATGGATGTCGACTGCATCGCCTTCACGGGTTCGACCCGGGTCGGCAAGCAGATCATGCAGATGGCGGGCCAGTCGAACCTGAAGCGGGCCTGGACGGAACTGGGCGGCAAGTCGGCCAACATCGTTTGCGCCGACTGCCCGGACCTGGACGCGGCGGTGGCCGCTTCGGTCGGCTCGATCTTCTTCAACCAGGGCGAAAGCTGCAATGCGCCATCGCGCCTGTTCGTCGAGGAGTCGATCCGCGAACGCTTCATCGAGAAGGCGCTGGCGCTGGTGCCAAACTTCGCGCCCGGCGACCCGCTCGACGAGCGCACGGTGATGGGCGCCATCGTCGACGACATCCAGCTCAATACCGTGATGGGCTATATCGAGCAGGGCAAGGCGGCCGGCGCGCAACTGGTCGCCGGCGGCGAGCGCGTGCGCCTCGACACGGGCGGCTACTACGTGGCGCCCACGATCTTCGACCAGGTCAGCCCGGACATGACGATCGCCCGCGAGGAGATCTTCGGCCCGGTGCTGTCCGTGCTGGGCTTCACGGACGTGCGCGAGGCGGTACGGCAGGCCAACGCGTCGCCCTACGGCCTGCACGCGGCCGTGTGGACGTCCGACCTGAGCAAAGCGATCCAGACCTCGCGCGCCCTGCGCGCCGGCACCGTGCACGTCAACCAGTACGACAACGACGACATCACGGTGCCGTTCGGCGGCTACAAACAATCCGGCAATGGCCGCGACAAATCGCTGCACGCGTTCGACAAGTACACCGAACTGAAGACGACCTGGATCCAGGTCTAG
- a CDS encoding TonB-dependent receptor, which yields MQQPLHRQLVLAIAAALPLLAAAQDSAPVDRVVITGSNIRTTQKEGASAVQVIGAKEIAASGKASIADVIRSIAANSGNSYNEQYTGSFSAGTAGLSLRGIGQKNTLILVNGKRVSPYATAQDLQEVFVDLNSLPMAAVQRIEVLKDGASSVYGSDAVAGVVNIILYKEFAGVDVTGQYGGSTEGTGQREKSAALQTGFGTLDGDGYSVVFSVDAQQRDTLNQTDVAWMRGSDFRGNPSGTLAWTPTNYVNGNPTQLLGGVQGPLQLQPYDAITPGKSGQVLAFNPAQYRTLIPGIKRVHASLRGTVKLNDNHEAYADVLYGHSRADQIFGAPLTVGSGLRAWNNAKQQLDNIPVVLPVGHPNNPGSTPLPINATLFDLGARMKQDKVDFFRVLAGAKGNVAGWDYDASIGQSGSKLEETVQNFVNRYEFEKVLADGSYNFVNQAANSEAVRNRLRLSTLRPAEAKLTTVDFSATRELLQLPAGPLGFAAGAQWRREEMDSQTSTAVLSGTELRPAINIINGTRKVAALFAEFNVPVLKDLSLNVAGRADHYDDFGSAFSPKASVRWQAAQWLLLRGTASRGFRAPSLPEITNSTSVSYGNVIDPRDPLTPTQARGVTNLTIANPDLKPERSNNLNFGIVLAPSSRTSVGIDYYHIRTKGVIDTESADNIIANEATAPNKVVRDAQGRILTLYRQYANQGDRVVSGLDLDLRHTLPLAAWGKLTFNGQLSRVLKFEAPLAVGEPLTDGAGNNWFGSIPTWRGVTSATWDIGAFTNTLIWNYVDGYDQTSKPGERVKPVGTLDATVAWKATPAATVSFIVQNLTDKRPSWDSSTTFFDFTQADPRGRTAAVKVNYKF from the coding sequence ATGCAACAACCACTCCATCGCCAGCTCGTACTCGCCATCGCCGCCGCCCTGCCGCTGCTGGCCGCCGCCCAGGACAGCGCCCCTGTCGACCGTGTCGTCATCACCGGCTCGAATATCCGCACCACGCAGAAGGAAGGCGCCAGCGCCGTCCAGGTGATCGGCGCCAAGGAGATCGCCGCCAGCGGCAAGGCCAGCATCGCCGACGTGATCCGCTCCATCGCCGCCAACAGCGGCAACAGCTACAACGAGCAGTACACCGGCAGCTTCTCGGCCGGTACCGCCGGCCTGTCGCTGCGCGGCATCGGCCAGAAGAACACCCTCATTCTCGTCAACGGCAAGCGCGTCAGCCCGTATGCGACGGCGCAGGACCTGCAGGAAGTGTTCGTCGACCTGAACAGCCTGCCGATGGCCGCCGTGCAGCGCATCGAGGTGCTGAAGGACGGCGCCTCGTCCGTGTACGGTTCCGATGCGGTGGCCGGCGTCGTCAACATCATCCTGTACAAGGAGTTCGCCGGCGTGGACGTGACGGGTCAATACGGCGGCTCGACGGAAGGCACGGGCCAGCGCGAGAAGAGCGCGGCGCTGCAGACGGGCTTCGGCACGCTCGATGGCGACGGCTACAGCGTCGTGTTTTCCGTCGACGCGCAGCAGCGCGACACCCTGAACCAGACCGACGTGGCCTGGATGCGCGGCAGCGACTTCCGCGGCAACCCGAGCGGCACGCTGGCGTGGACGCCGACCAACTACGTCAACGGCAATCCGACCCAGCTGCTGGGCGGCGTGCAGGGCCCGCTGCAACTGCAGCCGTACGATGCGATCACGCCTGGCAAAAGCGGCCAGGTGCTGGCCTTTAACCCGGCTCAATACCGCACGCTGATCCCCGGCATCAAGCGGGTCCACGCTTCCTTGCGCGGCACCGTCAAGCTGAACGACAACCACGAGGCCTACGCCGACGTCCTGTACGGTCACTCGCGCGCCGACCAGATCTTCGGCGCCCCGCTGACGGTCGGCAGCGGCCTGCGTGCCTGGAACAACGCCAAACAGCAGCTGGACAATATCCCGGTCGTGCTGCCCGTCGGCCACCCGAACAATCCGGGCAGCACGCCCTTGCCGATCAACGCGACGCTGTTCGACCTGGGCGCGCGCATGAAGCAGGACAAGGTGGACTTCTTCCGCGTGCTGGCCGGTGCCAAGGGCAACGTGGCCGGCTGGGACTACGACGCCTCCATCGGCCAATCCGGCAGCAAGCTGGAAGAGACGGTGCAGAACTTCGTCAACCGCTACGAATTCGAGAAGGTGCTGGCCGACGGCAGCTACAACTTCGTCAACCAGGCCGCCAACAGCGAGGCGGTGCGCAACCGCCTGCGCCTGTCGACCTTGCGCCCGGCCGAGGCGAAATTGACGACGGTGGACTTTTCCGCCACGCGCGAACTGCTGCAACTGCCGGCCGGGCCGCTGGGGTTCGCCGCCGGCGCGCAGTGGCGCCGCGAAGAGATGGATTCGCAGACGTCGACCGCCGTGCTGTCCGGCACCGAGCTGCGCCCCGCCATCAACATCATCAACGGCACCCGCAAGGTCGCGGCGCTGTTCGCCGAGTTCAACGTGCCGGTCCTGAAAGACCTGTCGCTGAACGTCGCCGGCCGCGCCGACCACTACGACGACTTCGGCAGCGCCTTCTCGCCCAAGGCCAGCGTGCGCTGGCAGGCGGCCCAGTGGCTGCTGCTGCGTGGCACCGCATCGCGCGGCTTCCGCGCGCCGTCGCTGCCGGAGATCACCAACTCGACCTCCGTCAGCTATGGCAACGTGATCGACCCGCGTGACCCGCTGACGCCGACGCAGGCGCGCGGCGTGACGAACCTGACCATCGCCAACCCGGACCTGAAGCCGGAGCGCTCGAATAACCTGAACTTCGGCATCGTGCTGGCACCGAGCAGCCGCACCAGCGTGGGCATCGACTACTATCACATCCGCACCAAGGGCGTGATCGACACCGAGTCGGCCGACAACATCATCGCCAACGAGGCGACGGCGCCGAACAAGGTGGTGCGCGATGCGCAGGGCCGCATCCTGACCCTGTACCGCCAGTACGCCAACCAGGGCGACCGCGTGGTCTCGGGCCTGGACCTTGACCTGCGCCACACGCTGCCGCTGGCGGCGTGGGGTAAGCTGACCTTCAACGGACAACTGAGCCGTGTATTGAAATTCGAGGCGCCGCTGGCGGTGGGCGAACCGTTGACGGACGGCGCCGGCAACAACTGGTTCGGCTCGATCCCGACATGGCGTGGCGTGACCAGCGCCACTTGGGACATCGGCGCGTTCACCAATACGCTGATCTGGAACTACGTGGACGGCTATGACCAGACCAGCAAGCCGGGCGAACGCGTCAAGCCGGTCGGCACGCTGGACGCCACGGTGGCATGGAAGGCGACGCCCGCCGCCACCGTCAGCTTCATCGTGCAGAACCTGACCGACAAGCGGCCATCGTGGGACTCGTCGACGACGTTCTTCGACTTCACCCAGGCCGACCCGCGCGGGCGTACCGCGGCGGTCAAGGTCAACTACAAGTTCTGA
- a CDS encoding DMT family protein, with product MQIPVIVQTVGLLTLSNVFMTVAWYGHLKNLSSKPWWIAALVSWGIALFEYLLQVPANRIGHTQYSLAQLKIMQEAITLSVFVPFAMLYMDQPFKTDYIWAALCLVGAVYFIFRS from the coding sequence ATGCAAATCCCCGTCATCGTACAAACCGTCGGCCTGCTCACGTTGTCGAACGTCTTCATGACGGTCGCGTGGTACGGCCACCTGAAAAACCTGTCCAGCAAGCCGTGGTGGATCGCCGCCCTGGTCAGCTGGGGCATCGCGCTGTTCGAGTACCTGCTGCAGGTGCCGGCCAACCGCATCGGCCACACGCAATACAGCCTGGCGCAGCTGAAGATCATGCAGGAAGCAATCACGTTGTCCGTGTTCGTGCCGTTCGCGATGCTGTACATGGACCAGCCGTTCAAGACGGACTATATCTGGGCCGCCCTGTGCCTCGTCGGCGCCGTTTACTTCATCTTCCGCAGCTGA
- the panB gene encoding 3-methyl-2-oxobutanoate hydroxymethyltransferase, whose amino-acid sequence MAAPAPAAATGTPAPSKPVANKAVTIPSLRALHAAGEKIAMLTCYDASFAALMERSGVEILLIGDSLGMVCNGHTSTLPVTVQEVAYHTAAVARGAKSAMIMADLPFGSYGTPEQALASCVQLMQAGAHIVKIEGAGWLADTIRFLTERGVPVCAHIGLTPQFVHQLGGYKVQGKTIEGAQALRADALKLQDAGASLVLLEAVPSSVGKDVTEALAIPTIGIGAGPDCSGQVLVMHDLLGVFPGRKARFVKNFMDGQPTIEAAFGAYVAAVKDGSFPALEHCF is encoded by the coding sequence ATGGCCGCACCGGCACCCGCGGCGGCGACGGGCACGCCCGCGCCCAGCAAACCGGTGGCCAACAAGGCCGTGACGATCCCGTCGCTGCGCGCACTGCACGCGGCCGGCGAAAAGATCGCGATGCTGACGTGCTACGACGCCAGCTTTGCCGCGCTGATGGAGCGCAGCGGCGTCGAGATCCTGCTGATCGGCGATTCGCTGGGCATGGTCTGCAACGGCCACACGTCCACGCTGCCCGTCACCGTGCAGGAAGTGGCTTACCACACGGCCGCCGTGGCGCGCGGCGCCAAGTCGGCGATGATCATGGCCGACCTGCCGTTCGGCAGCTACGGCACGCCCGAGCAGGCCCTGGCCAGCTGCGTGCAGCTGATGCAGGCCGGTGCCCACATCGTCAAGATCGAAGGCGCCGGCTGGCTGGCCGACACGATCCGCTTCCTGACCGAGCGCGGCGTGCCGGTGTGCGCGCACATCGGCCTGACGCCGCAGTTCGTCCACCAGCTGGGCGGCTACAAGGTGCAGGGTAAAACCATCGAAGGCGCGCAGGCGCTGCGCGCCGACGCGCTCAAGCTGCAGGATGCCGGCGCCTCGCTGGTGCTGCTCGAAGCGGTGCCTTCCAGCGTGGGCAAGGACGTGACGGAAGCGCTGGCGATCCCGACGATCGGCATCGGCGCCGGTCCCGACTGCTCCGGCCAGGTGCTCGTCATGCACGACCTGCTGGGCGTTTTCCCGGGCCGCAAGGCGCGCTTCGTGAAGAACTTCATGGATGGCCAGCCCACCATCGAGGCGGCGTTCGGCGCCTATGTGGCGGCCGTCAAGGATGGCAGCTTCCCGGCGCTGGAACACTGCTTCTGA
- a CDS encoding MarR family winged helix-turn-helix transcriptional regulator: MRKPTPDKTAPRGDGLTDALVPTAFVTMALLNKIGAENDLSLTLLRVLGILWDRRPRMTELADHLGLEKQTMSGLIARAEKRGLVGRAPNAVDGRATDVFLTGEGAKLVQRLHGQMQQALAPLTGRLSATDQRQLQELLERMLDDGTR, from the coding sequence ATGAGAAAACCGACACCCGACAAGACCGCGCCGCGCGGCGATGGCCTGACCGATGCACTGGTTCCCACGGCCTTCGTCACGATGGCATTGCTCAACAAGATAGGCGCCGAGAACGACCTCTCGCTCACGCTGCTGCGTGTCCTGGGCATACTGTGGGACCGGCGCCCGCGCATGACGGAGCTGGCCGACCACCTGGGCCTGGAGAAGCAGACGATGTCCGGCCTGATCGCCCGGGCGGAGAAACGCGGCCTCGTGGGCCGTGCGCCGAACGCCGTCGACGGCAGGGCGACCGATGTGTTCCTGACGGGCGAAGGCGCGAAGCTGGTGCAGCGCCTGCACGGGCAGATGCAGCAGGCACTGGCGCCGCTGACCGGTCGCCTGAGCGCGACCGACCAGCGGCAGCTGCAGGAGCTGCTGGAGCGCATGCTCGACGACGGCACGCGCTGA